The following nucleotide sequence is from Prosthecobacter sp..
AGCCGTTCAAACGCGAGTGCCTGCACGGCTACCTCGCCGTCATCAGCTATGTCGATGCCCAGGTCGGCCGTCTGCTCGCCGCGCTCGATGAAACCGGCCTCGCCAAGAACACCATCGTCGTCTTCTGGAGCGATCACGGCTACTACATGGGCGAGCACACCTGGTGGGGCGCGAAGCACAACAATTACGAAGGAGCCACGCGCAACTGCCTCATCGTCTCCCAGCCCGGCATGAAACACGCCGGTGAAAAGACCGAAGCGCTCGCCCAGTCCGTCGATCTCGCCCCCACGCTCACCGACTTGTGCGGCCTGCCCGCGCACACCGCCTTTCAGGGCCGCAGCTTGAAGCCCGTGCTCGAAGATCCCGCCGCCACGGTGAATGACGCCGCCTTCAGTTGGTATCCCAAAGAAGGCTGGCTCGGCACCGCCATGCGCACCGACAAATGGCGCTTCGTCGAATGGACCAAACCAGGTCAGCAGTCCGTCCGCGAACTCTACAACCAGGTCAACGACCCCCAAAACAATCTCAACGTCGCCGACAAACCCGAGCACGCCCAGGTCCTCGAATCGCTGAGCAAGCGGCTGAGAGAGAAGTTCCCCGTGCAGGAGTTCAAGGAGCCACCAGCAGCGGGGAAGAAGAAAGGGAAAAAGAACCGGCCATGAAACACCAACTCCTCATTCTCCTTCTCTTTTCGTGTGTTTCGTGGGCCGCTGACACACGCCCGAACATCCTCTGGTTCGTCGTGGATGACATGTCGGCGAACTTTTCCTGCTATGGGGAGAAAACGATCCAGACGCCGCATGTGGACCGCCTGGCGCGCGAGGGCACGAAGTTCGCGAATGCCTTTGTCACCGCGCCGGTGTGCTCGCCGTGCCGCTCAGCGCTGATCACGGGCATGTATCAGACCAGCATCGGCGCGCATCATCATCGCAGTGGGCGCGGCGTGGAGAAAATCACGCTGCCGGCGGGCGTGGTACCGGTGCCGCAGTTGTTGCAGCAGGCGGGCTATTACACCTGCATCGGCAGCGGTCTGCCCGGCGTGAAGGGGAAGAAGGGCAAAGGCGGCGGCGGTCTTGGCAAGACCGATTACAACTTTGAATATGACGCCAGCATGTATGCCAGCGCCGACTGGGCAGGACGCAAGGACGGCCAGCCGTTTTTCATGCAGGTGCAGCTCAGCGGCGGCAAGCAGCGCGGCGGCACGGATAAAAAAGCGCAGGAGCTCTCCCAGCGTGCCGCGAATGAGTTCGGCGCGGCGGTTCAGCCGGAGGCGGTGACACTGCCGCCTTACTACCCGCGTGATCCGGTGCTGCTGCGCGATTGGGCGGCGTATCTCGATGCGGTGCGCTTCACCGACCAGCATGTCGGTGCCGTCCTCGCACGGCTGGAGGCGGAGGGCATCCTCGACAGCACGCTCATCATTTTCATCACCGACCACGGCATCAGTCATGCGCGCGGCAAACAGTTCCTCTACAACGAGGGCACGCACATTCCTTTCGTCGTGCGCGGCCCAGGCATCGCCAAAGGAGCCGTACGTGACGATCTCGTCATGCAGATCGACCTCGGCGCGATCTCACTGGCCGCCGCTGGTCTGCCGCTTCCTCAGGCCATGCAGGGCCGCGATGTGTTCTCCAAGGACTACACGAAACGCGATGCCATCTTCGCCGCACGGGATCGCTGCGATGAAACCATCGAGCGCATCCGCAGCGTGCGCACCGACCGCTTCCTCTACATCCGTAATTTTCATCCCCAGCGCCCGCATCTGCAGCCCAACGCCTACAAGGACGGCAAAAGCATCGTGCAGACCCTGCGTGCATTGCATGCGAGCGGCGAACTCGATCCGCTGGGCGAGAAGCTGCTCTTCAGCCCCACCCGCTCCGCCGAGGAACTCTACGAATGGACCACCGACCGCTGGCAGCTCACCGATCTCGCCACCGATCCCGCCCACTCGGCCACCCTGGCGTCTTTGCGCACGCGCCTCGATCAATGGATGGTCGAAACCAAAGATCACGGCCCTGAAACCGCCTCAAGATACGACAGCGACATGGCCGAGTACCTCGGTCGAGGCAATCCGGCCGTGGAGAAGAACATCGCCCAAATGAAACAGTGGGCGGCGGAAGGAAAGTGAACATCCCCAGCCACCCAATTTGAAACTCATCTCGCTCCGCCTCTTTTCGTGCCTTGCGAGTACTTCACTGCCGCAGTGACAGCACCATCTCACGCGCCCGCACGAGGAAATCGGGTTTCGTTTCACCTTGTTCGAGTTTGATGGGGGTGCCAAACGTGACGCTGCCGAGCACGGGTACGGGCAGTATTTCGCCTTTGGGAAGGATGCGGTTGAGGTTTTCCATCCAGACGGGGACGAGTTGCACGTCGGGCCGTTTTTTGGCGAGGTGGAAGAGCCCCGGCTTGAAGGGCTGCGGCTCGGGACTGGTCTGGCGGCCGCCTTCGGGGAAAAGGATGAGCGAGTGACGTTCGCCAAGGGCGTTGATCATGTCATCAAGCGGATTGCACTCGGGCGTGGGCTTTTTGCGCTCGATGAGCACGGCGTTGAAGACGTGGCAGGCGAGATACGGGCGCAGGCGGCCGACAGACCAGTAGTCCTTGGCACCGACCATGCGCGTGACGACACGCACCTGTGGTGGCAGCGAGGCCCAGAGCACGGGACCGTCGAGATTGCTGGTGTGATTGGCAAAATAGACGCGCTGCACCGGCTCCGGCGCGCAGCCCTGCCAGCGGGCGACGGAACCTGAAA
It contains:
- a CDS encoding lysophospholipid acyltransferase family protein, translated to MIRSLIAGSLRVFSGSVARWQGCAPEPVQRVYFANHTSNLDGPVLWASLPPQVRVVTRMVGAKDYWSVGRLRPYLACHVFNAVLIERKKPTPECNPLDDMINALGERHSLILFPEGGRQTSPEPQPFKPGLFHLAKKRPDVQLVPVWMENLNRILPKGEILPVPVLGSVTFGTPIKLEQGETKPDFLVRAREMVLSLRQ
- a CDS encoding sulfatase, which encodes MKHQLLILLLFSCVSWAADTRPNILWFVVDDMSANFSCYGEKTIQTPHVDRLAREGTKFANAFVTAPVCSPCRSALITGMYQTSIGAHHHRSGRGVEKITLPAGVVPVPQLLQQAGYYTCIGSGLPGVKGKKGKGGGGLGKTDYNFEYDASMYASADWAGRKDGQPFFMQVQLSGGKQRGGTDKKAQELSQRAANEFGAAVQPEAVTLPPYYPRDPVLLRDWAAYLDAVRFTDQHVGAVLARLEAEGILDSTLIIFITDHGISHARGKQFLYNEGTHIPFVVRGPGIAKGAVRDDLVMQIDLGAISLAAAGLPLPQAMQGRDVFSKDYTKRDAIFAARDRCDETIERIRSVRTDRFLYIRNFHPQRPHLQPNAYKDGKSIVQTLRALHASGELDPLGEKLLFSPTRSAEELYEWTTDRWQLTDLATDPAHSATLASLRTRLDQWMVETKDHGPETASRYDSDMAEYLGRGNPAVEKNIAQMKQWAAEGK